A portion of the Halobacillus ihumii genome contains these proteins:
- a CDS encoding LTA synthase family protein, whose translation MQWNKPRIPLFVIASFLFGLKTYFVYRFMFELTIENALQEFILFFNPIASAYLIFAISVWLKPKNQMKYLRWTAVIGSFILYINLLFYRNFTDFITIPVLFQGDNAADLTTSIFTLIHLGDLLLFADLVIIWILTSKKTMDMTVNFSKSGKIAATAVTFLMLSGNVALAELERPMLFVRAFDREYLVKNIGVYNYHVYDAMMQTKTKAQRVFADSSEISEIKNYINQNSDTEEKSELFGIAEDKNVIFVSIESFQNFLLDSEINGKETTPFLNDLKESEETIWFKNFYHQTAQGKTSDSEFIVENSLYPLGRGAVYFTHAQNEYHALPEILNREGYTTSVFHANNKSFWNRDVMYDTMGYDKFYGEQAYEVTPENSFGWGLGDKAFFSQSIDELKQQEEPFYSKFITLTNHFPFELPEEEANIDKYDSSSETLNSYFQTARYTDEALEKFFQQLKDAGIYKDSIIILMGDHYGISEFHNSAMGDFLNKEITPYQHIQLQRVPFMIHIPGYENGEIRDEVVGQIDVKPTLLSLLGIEAEKDLSFGTDMFLEDQQKFTALRDGSFITEKYVYTEGTCYDRQTGEPIQSEKQVCKPIKQKVEKELAYSDNIIYGDLFRFYDFTNKDSEQ comes from the coding sequence ATGCAATGGAACAAGCCGCGAATACCGTTATTCGTTATTGCCTCTTTTCTATTTGGTTTAAAAACCTATTTTGTGTACAGGTTCATGTTTGAACTAACTATAGAAAATGCATTGCAGGAATTTATCTTGTTTTTCAACCCAATAGCTAGTGCTTATTTAATTTTTGCCATTAGTGTTTGGTTGAAACCGAAAAATCAAATGAAATATTTAAGGTGGACCGCTGTAATCGGTTCTTTCATTCTTTATATAAACTTGCTATTTTATAGAAACTTTACCGACTTCATTACCATTCCTGTCTTATTTCAAGGAGACAACGCCGCAGATTTAACGACAAGTATCTTTACATTGATTCATTTAGGGGATTTGTTGTTATTTGCTGATTTGGTGATCATTTGGATCCTTACGAGTAAAAAAACAATGGATATGACCGTGAATTTTTCAAAAAGCGGAAAGATTGCGGCAACAGCCGTCACCTTTCTAATGTTATCTGGGAATGTTGCACTTGCTGAATTAGAACGGCCGATGCTGTTTGTACGCGCCTTTGACCGTGAGTATTTAGTGAAGAACATCGGTGTGTATAACTATCATGTTTATGATGCTATGATGCAAACGAAAACTAAGGCACAGCGTGTCTTCGCAGACAGCAGTGAGATTAGTGAAATTAAAAACTATATTAATCAAAATTCCGATACTGAAGAAAAATCCGAACTGTTTGGAATTGCTGAAGACAAAAACGTTATTTTTGTTAGTATAGAGTCATTCCAAAACTTTCTATTGGATTCAGAAATCAATGGAAAGGAAACTACACCGTTTCTTAACGATTTAAAAGAGAGTGAAGAAACGATTTGGTTTAAGAACTTTTATCACCAAACTGCTCAAGGAAAAACGTCAGACTCAGAGTTTATTGTAGAAAACTCGCTTTATCCTTTGGGCAGGGGCGCTGTATATTTCACACATGCTCAAAATGAGTATCATGCTTTACCTGAGATCCTAAATCGTGAAGGATACACGACATCCGTGTTTCATGCTAACAATAAGAGTTTCTGGAACCGAGATGTTATGTACGATACGATGGGTTACGATAAGTTTTATGGTGAACAGGCGTATGAAGTAACGCCAGAAAATTCATTCGGGTGGGGGCTTGGTGACAAGGCATTTTTCTCCCAATCGATTGATGAACTGAAGCAGCAGGAAGAACCTTTTTATAGTAAATTTATAACTCTCACCAATCATTTTCCGTTTGAACTGCCGGAAGAAGAAGCAAATATTGACAAGTACGATTCAAGTTCAGAGACGCTGAATAGTTATTTCCAAACCGCTCGTTATACCGATGAGGCTCTCGAGAAATTCTTTCAGCAACTAAAAGATGCCGGGATCTATAAGGACTCCATTATTATCCTAATGGGAGACCACTATGGCATTAGTGAGTTCCACAATAGTGCAATGGGGGACTTTTTAAATAAGGAAATTACTCCTTATCAGCATATTCAACTGCAACGCGTGCCATTTATGATTCATATACCCGGTTATGAAAATGGAGAGATTCGCGACGAGGTTGTGGGACAGATCGATGTTAAGCCCACTTTATTAAGCCTTCTAGGGATAGAGGCTGAAAAAGACTTATCTTTCGGTACAGACATGTTTCTGGAAGATCAACAAAAGTTCACTGCATTAAGGGATGGAAGCTTCATTACTGAAAAATATGTCTATACTGAGGGGACATGTTACGACCGACAAACTGGAGAACCTATTCAATCAGAGAAACAAGTATGTAAGCCAATCAAACAAAAAGTAGAGAAAGAGCTGGCTTATTCGGATAATATTATTTATGGAGATTTGTTTAGGTTTTACGACTTTACAAACAAAGACAGCGAGCAGTAA